A single region of the Phalacrocorax carbo chromosome 4, bPhaCar2.1, whole genome shotgun sequence genome encodes:
- the BBS12 gene encoding Bardet-Biedl syndrome 12 protein, translating into MAFRDVNARRHIGLQQLASLALAGRTLLGPMKSCKFIVDESTSQSTLICSAVRLIESLDLTSAAGQLLNETIQAQNKEFKTGMSTLLFLTGAWSNAVLECLQQNVPVSAIVSVMSEGLNSCCERVQCLQISIHDVNKELCSSGVRPNAFKSETCQIGHDSLLNPQCFLYLQKDISAPEEVIPIISCSYQEDDCNFNKCLASPLAGCGSIASLVKPVGDKNTSVISGSGVIASSCNKPKLTHSRYFSTLGKSHFSSQQGHFQGHLSGQSADPCECYGLGHLAMTLSHGNEASVKLLQSIVAYQQQRAERSGSSQFNIAEIVTCCLLGLPESYSCVSQGFVTLVSPEQAKVIQRFEGKPLRILLMDGDLTEQYRHLGFTRPCNVRTVLEHRSLQEGRAGDLWLSSMLDILISFEVDMVLVKGNVCANLMERCIANSILVVGSVTRDVLCAFGEVTNAQPVTYLTQLNAACVGSGAQVELWKACDGRAMDLGELVPVRIKAHEIPLLTAVLTTTVASKMQLVEDRFWTLVYRLHHALIDEKVFLGGGAVELLCLSHIQMLAEQPLQPANKDAVREFHSPWLAASVTECKSVVLQALASGWKQYLSVVMCNTAQAASELEAHASVDHHLKKAADCGSPSAYILQEFRRGHLLRDGSGPFADHRAGLRVYDNVTAKTEAWRRALDLVLLVLQTDAEIITGRKRNQLLNPHLSNEFMFL; encoded by the coding sequence atGGCTTTCAGGGATGTGAACGCAAGAAGACATATTGGACTTCAGCAACTCGCATCCTTGGCGTTAGCTGGAAGAACGTTATTGGGGCCGATGAAATCATGCAAATTCATTGTGGATGAAAGCACCAGCCAAAGCACATTGATTTGTTCTGCTGTTAGACTTATTGAAAGTTTGGATTTGACTAGTGCTGCCGGGCAGCTTCTTAATGAAACCATTCAAGCACAAAACAAGGAGTTTAAGACTGGGATGAGTACCCTGTTGTTTCTCACTGGTGCATGGAGCAATGCCGTGCTGGAGTGCCTCCAGCAGAATGTTCCTGTTTCAGCAATAGTATCTGTGATGTCTGAGGGGTTGAACTCTTGCTGTGAGAGGGTCCAGTGTCTTCAAATATCAATACATGATGTAAATAAAGAGCTATGTTCTAGCGGCGTTAGgccaaatgcttttaaaagcgAAACTTGCCAAATTGGGCATGACAGTCTTCTAAATCCTCAGTGTTTCCTGTATTTGCAGAAAGATATTTCTGCACCAGAAGAAGTCATTccaataatttcttgttcctaTCAAGAAGATGATTGTAATTTTAACAAGTGCCTGGCTTCACCTCTGGCCGGCTGTGGTTCAATAGCTTCTCTTGTCAAGCCAGTGGGTgacaaaaatacttctgtgatTTCTGGAAGTGGTGTTATTGCATCCAGCTGTAACAAACCAAAGTTAACCCACAGCAGATACTTCAGCACTCTAggaaaaagccatttttcaaGTCAGCAAGGTCATTTTCAGGGACACCTTTCAGGGCAATCAGCAGATCCATGTGAGTGTTACGGCTTAGGGCACCTGGCAATGACTCTGAGCCACGGAAATGAGGCTAGCGTGAAACTGCTACAAAGCATTGTTGCGTATCAACAACAGAGAGCAGAACGCAGTGGCTCTTCCCAGTTTAATATTGCAGAAATTGTGACATGCTGTTTACTGGGCCTGCCTGAAAGCTATTCTTGTGTCTCCCAAGGCTTTGTTACATTAGTATCACCAGAACAAGCCAAAGTTATCCAACGCTTTGAAGGCAAACCCCTTCGGATTTTGCTCATGGATGGTGACCTAACTGAACAATATCGTCACTTAGGTTTTACTAGACCGTGCAATGTAAGGACCGTATTGGAGCATCGTAGCCTACaggaaggcagagcaggggacTTGTGGCTCAGCAGTATGTTAGATATTCTGATAAGCTTTGAAGTAGACATGGTTTTGGTCAAAGGAAATGTGTGCGCAAACTTAATGGAAAGATGCATAGCAAACAGTATATTGGTAGTCGGTTCTGTGACTCGGGACGTGTTGTGTGCCTTTGGGGAGGTCACCAACGCCCAGCCAGTGACATACCTCACCCAGCTGAATGCTGCTTGTGTGGGGAGCGGGGCCCAAGTGGAGCTGTGGAAGGCCTGTGACGGGCGTGCAATGGATCTGGGTGAGCTTGTGCCAGTCAGGATAAAAGCGCACGAAATTCCCCTGCTCACGGCTGTGCTTACCACTACTGTAGCTTCAAAGATGCAGCTTGTTGAAGACCGCTTCTGGACTTTAGTGTATCGACTCCATCATGCTTTAATCGACGAGAAGGTTTTTCTTGGTGGTGGTGCAGTGGAGCTCTTGTGCCTTAGTCACATTCAGATGCTTGCAGAACAGCCTTTGCAGCCAGCAAATAAAGATGCTGTGAGAGAGTTTCACAGTCCTTGGCTGGCAGCATCTGTGACGGAGTGTAAATCGGTTGTGCTCCAAGCATTAGCAAGCGGCTGGAAGCAGTATCTTTCAGTGGTTATGTGTAACACTGCACAAGCTGCATCGGAGTTGGAAGCGCATGCCTCAGTTGATCATCACCTCAAAAAAGCAGCTGACTGTGGCTCTCCCTCAGCATATATATTGCAAGAGTTTAGAAGAGGTCATCTGCTCAGGGATGGTTCTGGTCCCTTTGCTGACCACAGAGCGGGTTTAAGAGTTTATGATAACGTGACAGCCAAGACAGAAGCATGGCGGAGAGCTCTGGACTTGGTGCTACTAGTGCTTCAAACAGATGCCGAAATTATCACAGGTCGCAAAAGGAATCAGCTATTGAACCCACATCTGTCGAAtgaatttatgtttttataG
- the LOC104053708 gene encoding uncharacterized protein LOC104053708, translating into MASNYRKPGLSTVQRKKSGLKPELTEEQKQEIREAFDLFDTDGSGSIDIKELKVAMRALGFEPKKEEIKKMIADIDKEGSGTIDFEDFLAMMTQKMSEKDSKEEILKAFRLFDDDGTGKISFKNLKRVAKELGENLTDEELQEMIDEADRDGDGEVSEQEFLRIMKKTSLY; encoded by the exons ATG GCATCCAACTACAGAAAACCTGGCTTAAGTACAGTCCAGCGGAAGAAGAGTGGCTTGAAGCCTGAACttacagaagagcaaaagcaggaAATCAGAGAAGCTTTTGATTTGTTTGATACTGATGGATCTGGAAGCATTGACATAAAAGAACTGAAG GTTGCGATGCGTGCTTTAGGCTTTGAgccaaagaaggaagaaattaagaaaatgatAGCAGATATTGACAAAGAAGGAAGTGGCACCATTGACTTTGAAGACTTTTTGGCTATGATGACGCAAAAAATG AGTGAAAAGGATTCCAAAGAAGAAATCTTGAAAGCTTTCAGATTATTTGATGATGATGGGACAGGAAAAATTTCATTCAAAAACTTGAAAAGGGTTGCCAAGGAGCTGGGAGAAAATTTAACAGATGAAGAACTTCAG GAAATGATTGATGAAGCTGATCGAGATGGAGATGGAGAAGTAAGCGAGCAAGAATTTTTGAGAATCATGAAGAAAACTAGCTTATATTAA